One window of Roseisolibacter agri genomic DNA carries:
- a CDS encoding ABC transporter permease, with amino-acid sequence MLAVFQQALRALGRSPGFTLAAVATFAIGIGANATVFGVVNAVLLKAYPYAEPERLMVLYESDRGTQNARAVVSPANFHDWQAGARSFSAMGAARTADYTLGGDGEPERLNGARVTWTLSRALGVTPQVGRAFAAEDDAPGAPAVAMVSDRLWRTRFGADARVAGRVLQLNGRPVTVVGVLPPEVRYPNDRSDVWTPFAMSDSAWTANRGQHNLSAVGRLAPGVQPEAARAELQGIMRRIAQENEEERNHTEVPVTPMHEAVTGAVRPVLLVLLGAVSFVLLIACANVANLTLARGATRQREIAVRAAMGARPWHLARPQLAESMLLGLAGGALGLLLASWACAALPAVVPTSIPRIDQAGVDWRVALFTFGMALLASVAAGVLPALQTAKLDLNGVIKDGGKATTGSAARARLRDGLFVAEVAVALLLLTGAGLTLTSLRRLLSVQPGFAAERVMTASISLPRARYANDTANVRFWEALLPKLRAIPGVTSASIGTPIPMSGGVSIGAYFVDGQGGEPDDAKMANFYQVGDAYFQAMGVPLQRGRDFGAQDRQGAVPTAMISETLARKVFPNEDPIGKRVMPWGTDGPKFEVVGVVGDVKHQALTDEARAALYLPALWVGPGSASVVLRTVGEPTAVAGAIRAAVAELDPTLAVAELRPMEGLVQTSVARPRFSALLLGAFAGCAVVLALVGIYGVVAQSVAQRAGEFSIRVALGARPRDVWTDVLGGALRRAAIGIAIGLAGAAALTRLLADELYDTSPLDPPVLVAVSLVVALVAALASWVPARRAMRSSPMTVLRTE; translated from the coding sequence ATGCTCGCCGTCTTCCAGCAGGCGCTCCGCGCCCTCGGTCGCAGCCCGGGCTTCACGCTCGCGGCGGTGGCCACCTTCGCCATCGGCATCGGCGCCAACGCGACGGTGTTCGGCGTGGTGAACGCGGTGCTCCTCAAGGCCTATCCGTACGCGGAGCCCGAGCGGTTGATGGTGCTGTACGAGTCCGACCGCGGCACGCAGAACGCGCGCGCGGTCGTCTCGCCGGCGAACTTCCACGACTGGCAGGCGGGCGCCCGCAGCTTCAGCGCGATGGGCGCGGCGCGGACGGCCGACTACACGCTGGGCGGGGACGGCGAGCCGGAGCGGCTGAACGGCGCGCGCGTGACGTGGACGCTGTCGCGCGCGCTCGGCGTGACGCCGCAGGTGGGCCGCGCGTTCGCGGCCGAGGACGACGCGCCGGGCGCGCCCGCGGTGGCGATGGTCAGCGACCGGCTGTGGCGCACGCGCTTCGGCGCCGACGCGCGCGTGGCGGGCCGCGTGCTGCAGCTCAACGGCCGGCCGGTGACGGTCGTCGGCGTGCTGCCGCCCGAGGTGCGCTACCCGAACGACCGCAGCGACGTCTGGACGCCGTTCGCGATGAGCGACAGCGCCTGGACCGCCAACCGCGGGCAGCACAACCTGAGCGCCGTGGGGCGGCTGGCGCCGGGCGTGCAGCCCGAGGCCGCGCGCGCGGAGCTGCAGGGCATCATGCGCCGCATCGCGCAGGAGAACGAGGAGGAGCGGAACCACACCGAGGTGCCGGTCACGCCGATGCACGAGGCGGTCACCGGCGCGGTGCGCCCGGTGCTGCTGGTCCTGCTCGGCGCCGTCTCCTTCGTGCTGCTGATCGCCTGCGCGAACGTCGCCAACCTGACGCTGGCGCGCGGCGCCACGCGCCAGCGCGAGATCGCCGTGCGCGCGGCGATGGGTGCGCGTCCGTGGCACCTCGCGCGGCCGCAGCTCGCGGAGAGCATGCTGCTCGGCCTCGCCGGCGGCGCGCTCGGGCTGCTGCTGGCGTCGTGGGCGTGCGCGGCGCTGCCGGCCGTCGTGCCGACGAGCATCCCGCGCATCGACCAGGCGGGCGTCGACTGGCGCGTCGCGCTCTTCACCTTCGGCATGGCGCTGCTCGCGAGCGTCGCCGCCGGAGTGCTCCCCGCGCTGCAGACGGCGAAGCTGGACCTGAACGGCGTCATCAAGGACGGCGGCAAGGCCACCACGGGCAGCGCCGCGCGCGCGCGGCTGCGCGACGGCCTGTTCGTCGCCGAGGTGGCGGTGGCGCTGCTGCTGCTCACCGGCGCGGGGCTGACGCTCACGAGCCTCCGGCGCCTGCTGTCGGTGCAGCCCGGCTTCGCGGCCGAGCGCGTGATGACGGCGAGCATCTCGCTGCCGCGCGCGCGCTACGCGAACGACACCGCCAACGTGCGCTTCTGGGAAGCGCTGCTCCCCAAGCTGCGCGCGATCCCCGGCGTCACGAGCGCCAGCATCGGCACGCCCATCCCGATGAGCGGCGGCGTCTCGATCGGCGCGTACTTCGTGGACGGGCAGGGCGGCGAGCCGGACGACGCGAAGATGGCCAACTTCTACCAGGTCGGCGACGCGTACTTCCAGGCGATGGGCGTGCCGCTGCAGCGCGGCCGCGACTTCGGCGCGCAGGACCGCCAGGGCGCCGTGCCCACGGCGATGATCAGCGAGACGCTGGCGCGGAAGGTGTTCCCGAACGAGGACCCGATCGGCAAGCGCGTCATGCCGTGGGGCACCGACGGGCCGAAGTTCGAGGTCGTCGGCGTCGTGGGCGACGTGAAGCACCAGGCGCTCACCGACGAGGCGCGCGCGGCGCTCTACCTGCCGGCGCTCTGGGTGGGGCCGGGCTCCGCGTCGGTGGTGCTGCGCACCGTGGGCGAGCCGACGGCGGTCGCCGGCGCGATCCGCGCCGCGGTGGCGGAGCTCGACCCGACGCTCGCCGTCGCCGAGCTGCGCCCGATGGAGGGGCTGGTCCAGACGTCGGTCGCGCGGCCGCGCTTCAGCGCGCTGCTGCTCGGCGCCTTCGCGGGGTGCGCGGTGGTGCTGGCGCTGGTCGGCATCTACGGCGTCGTCGCGCAGTCGGTCGCGCAGCGCGCCGGCGAGTTCTCCATCCGCGTCGCGCTCGGCGCGCGTCCGCGCGACGTGTGGACGGACGTGCTGGGCGGCGCGCTGCGGCGCGCGGCCATCGGCATCGCGATCGGCCTCGCCGGCGCGGCGGCGCTCACGCGCCTGCTGGCGGACGAGCTGTACGACACCAGCCCGCTCGACCCGCCGGTGCTGGTCGCCGTATCGCTGGTGGTCGCGCTGGTCGCCGCGCTGGCGAGCTGGGTGCCCGCGCGCCGCGCGATGCGCAGCAGTCCGATGACGGTCCTCCGCACCGAGTAG